CGGGTCTGCGGGGCGAAGGTTTGCGAAGATATATTGCGGCTGGCATATCCACGGACCACGAGTCTTTTGAGCTCGAAGAGGCGCGGGAAAAGATCTCCCTGGGCATGAAGATCCTTATCCGTGAAGGTTCGGCCGCAAGAAATTTCGACACCCTCTACCCGCTCATCGCTGAATATCCCGATCGCTGCATGTTCTGCACTGATGACGAGCACCCCGATTCTCTCGTGAAGGGGCACATCAACACGTTGGCCGCCAGAGCCCTCAAGAGAGGGACGGACGTCATGAAGGTTTTGAGGTGCGCCTGTCTCAACCCTGTCGTTCACTATGGCCTCGATGTCGGTCTGCTGAGACCTTCCGACCCCGCCGATATGATCGTGGTCGATAGCCTTGACGACCTTAACGTGCTGAGGACCGTTGTGCGCGGTGAAACCGTTGCCGAAAACGGCGAGAGCCGCATCACGCACCGCGCCGCCGCCCCGGTCAATGTGTTTCGGGCGACTGCCAGGAAGCCGGAGGATTTTCGCGTTCTCAAGAGATCCGACGCCATCCGTGTCATCGGGGTGATCGAGGGTCAGGTTGTGACCGATGCCCATATCGAGGCCCCGGCTGCGGCAGGCGGTCAGGCGGTCAGCGATATCGGCAGAGACATACTCAAGATGGCCGTGGTGAACCGTTATGCCGATGAACCTCCCGCTGTCGCGTTCGTGAGGGGATTCAATCTGAAAAAGGGGGCCATGGCCTCATCCATCGCCCACGATTCCCACAACATCGTCGCCGTGGGCGTCAACGACGAAATGCTCTGCGACGCCGTGAACCTTGTCATTGAAAAGAAAGGCGGTATTTCCCTTGTCTCTGAGGACATGAAGATGGTCCTGCCCCTTCCCGTGGCGGGACTCATGTCCAATGAAGACGGCTACGGCGTCGCCGAGAGGTACAGCCGCCTGACCCTGCTTGCCCGGGACCTGGGCACAACGCTGGAGGCTCCCTTCATGACGCTCTCTTTCATGGCCCTTGTGGTGATTCCCAGGCTGAAACTGAGCGACAGAGGACTCTTTGACGGGGAGAGGTTTGCTTTTACGGAACTGTTTTTCTAGGCCACCATCGTGACAAACTGTTTTACGAGGTCGGGATCGAACTGGCTGCCGGCGCATCTCTGCAATTCCTGGAGAGCCTGCTCTTTCGACATGGCCTTGCGGTGGGGCCGCCCGCCGGTCATTGATTCGAAGGCGTCTGCTATGGCCATGATCCTGCTTTCGAGGGGGATCTCCTCGCCGGTGATACCCAGGGGATAACCATTGCCGTTCCACCATTCGTGATGTTTCAGAATGTAGTCCGCTATGTGGGCAAGGTTCGCCGCAGACTGGGCGATGCGGTGGCCGATATCGCAGTGTTTGTGCATCTCCAGAAGTTCTTCCGCGGTGAGACTGCCCGCCTTCAGGAGAATGCGGTCGTGGATGCTGATGTTCCCGATGTCATGGAACTGCGCAAGAAGAGCAAGGTCCTTCAGGCGCTTTTCGGGCAGGCCTACGGCGCCCCCCATGACGGTTACCAGTTGTCTCAAGCGTTTTACGGACTGCCTTGTTATGATGCCCTTGGACTCGATGGTGTTCAGAAGATTCTTCACTATGACATTGCGCGCCTGCTGACTGCCGAAGATCTTTTCCTTGTACATG
This genomic interval from Syntrophorhabdaceae bacterium contains the following:
- the ade gene encoding adenine deaminase — translated: MKTISGNIVDLHNETIFPGVIHIENGIIAGIDRERYWYDSYILPGFVDSHVHIESSMLTPAGFARLAVVHGTVAAVSDPHEIANVLGVRGVRYMMEDASGIPFTFAFGAPSCVPASPFETSGASMGLIETEALLGERSVGYLSEMMNFPGVINGDPEVLAKIESAKRRGKPIDGHAPGLRGEGLRRYIAAGISTDHESFELEEAREKISLGMKILIREGSAARNFDTLYPLIAEYPDRCMFCTDDEHPDSLVKGHINTLAARALKRGTDVMKVLRCACLNPVVHYGLDVGLLRPSDPADMIVVDSLDDLNVLRTVVRGETVAENGESRITHRAAAPVNVFRATARKPEDFRVLKRSDAIRVIGVIEGQVVTDAHIEAPAAAGGQAVSDIGRDILKMAVVNRYADEPPAVAFVRGFNLKKGAMASSIAHDSHNIVAVGVNDEMLCDAVNLVIEKKGGISLVSEDMKMVLPLPVAGLMSNEDGYGVAERYSRLTLLARDLGTTLEAPFMTLSFMALVVIPRLKLSDRGLFDGERFAFTELFF